A single genomic interval of Clostridia bacterium harbors:
- the meaB gene encoding methylmalonyl Co-A mutase-associated GTPase MeaB, which produces MPQRSTRKERIVSGDGDFLIVQPGVEQPSSLSVKNIKRARRLSAPEYLEGILRGDRAVLGRAITLVESSRPQDHQLAQDLLQLCLPHTGRSIRVGITGVPGAGKSTFIEALGMELIGRGERVAVLAIDPSSQLSRGSILGDKTRMERLASSDSAFIRPSPSAGSLGGVARRTRETMLLCEAAGFRTVFIETVGVGQSETAVNDMVDFFLLLMLAGAGDELQGIKRGIMEMSDLIAINKADGENTARARLARCEYETALHLFAAQPSGWTPKVVTCSALSGSGIAEIWDTVLEHQRTTRANGYFEIRRRTQVRNWMQETIEQGLLDHFRADPRIAKKLPELETEVAAGRLTSARAAEILLDVFRRP; this is translated from the coding sequence ATGCCGCAGCGGAGCACGCGTAAGGAGCGCATCGTGAGCGGCGACGGCGACTTTCTCATCGTGCAACCTGGCGTTGAACAGCCCTCGTCGCTCAGCGTGAAGAACATCAAGCGCGCACGCAGGCTCAGCGCCCCGGAATACCTCGAGGGTATCCTGCGAGGCGACCGCGCTGTGCTCGGCCGCGCCATCACGCTCGTTGAAAGCAGTCGCCCGCAAGATCACCAACTCGCGCAAGACCTCCTGCAACTTTGCCTGCCACACACCGGACGCTCCATTCGCGTCGGCATCACCGGTGTCCCCGGCGCCGGCAAGAGCACATTCATCGAAGCGCTTGGGATGGAGTTGATCGGCCGAGGCGAAAGAGTGGCCGTGCTCGCCATTGATCCCAGCAGCCAACTCTCTCGCGGCAGCATCTTGGGCGACAAGACGCGCATGGAGCGCCTTGCCTCCAGCGATAGTGCATTCATACGGCCTTCCCCCTCCGCCGGTTCTCTCGGTGGAGTCGCGCGCCGAACCCGCGAAACCATGCTGCTCTGCGAAGCCGCTGGTTTTCGTACCGTCTTCATCGAGACCGTTGGCGTAGGTCAATCGGAGACTGCGGTCAACGACATGGTTGACTTCTTTCTCCTGCTCATGCTGGCCGGCGCAGGAGACGAGCTACAGGGAATCAAGCGTGGCATCATGGAGATGAGCGATCTCATCGCCATCAACAAGGCAGATGGCGAAAACACTGCACGCGCCCGGCTCGCACGCTGTGAATACGAAACTGCGCTGCACTTGTTCGCAGCGCAACCCAGCGGCTGGACGCCAAAGGTTGTCACCTGCTCGGCGCTGAGCGGATCAGGTATAGCCGAAATTTGGGATACGGTCCTCGAGCATCAGCGCACAACTCGCGCGAACGGCTACTTCGAGATCCGCCGTCGCACGCAGGTCCGCAACTGGATGCAGGAGACAATCGAGCAGGGCTTGCTGGATCACTTCCGAGCGGACCCACGCATCGCGAAAAAGCTTCCAGAGCTGGAAACGGAGGTTGCAGCTGGTCGTCTCACATCCGCCCGCGCAGCCGAAATTTTACTTGATGTTTTCCGGCGACCCTGA
- a CDS encoding Ig-like domain-containing protein — protein sequence MRPLRTLCLTSLATAVLFLGNFATAQCTLSTVSPSVTICTPANNANVTSPVHVVAGTTSSTTVKYVQIYVDGVKKFQVSASKLDTFVSMPSGTRRLTVQAANSSTTFKSTIFVNVGSGTSTGSFTVRPRNVALTFTQKQQFTTGTSVTWAVDGIAGGNATVGTISSTGLYTPPHVQGRHTVTARSTSDSTRTGSANAYVTNYPGVFTSHNDKMRTGQNLGEIALSPSNVKTSTFGKLGSYAVDGFVYAQPLYVANVAIPNRGFRNIVYVATLHDSVYAFDADRRSTTPLWKRSFINPGAGITTIPFRDFDTSCCGILETGIVGTPVIDRASSTLYVVVATKENGTYHQRLHALSLTTGAEKLGGPVEIRATVPGRGVGSSGGNLTFSPLRHLNRPGLLLHNGNVYIAFGSHGDKQPYHGWIMAYSASTLLQIGVICITPNGEGGAIWQSGGGLSADAAGFVYTASGDGTFTANASGRDYGDSILKLNPNALSVADFFTPDNQSTLNVNDQDLGSTGVLVLPNQSGAHTHLALAGSKRGGAYLVDRDNMGRFNSSTNDVVQFFTAAGKLFSTPAYWFGTLYFVGISKPLQAHRISNGLINTTAASKSSKTFEYPGATPSISSKGSTNGIVWLYERNTTLNRAVLHAYSASNVSQLLYNSRQNSTRDLAASAPVRFAVPTIANGKVFIGTQSQLVIYGLLP from the coding sequence TTTGCACGCCAGCCAATAACGCCAACGTGACGTCACCCGTACACGTGGTGGCCGGCACCACTTCCAGCACCACAGTGAAGTACGTGCAGATCTATGTGGACGGCGTAAAGAAATTTCAGGTGTCTGCGAGCAAACTGGATACTTTTGTCTCGATGCCGTCCGGCACACGTCGGCTGACAGTGCAGGCAGCGAATAGCTCGACGACGTTTAAATCCACAATCTTTGTGAATGTGGGCAGTGGGACCTCAACGGGCAGCTTTACAGTGAGACCGCGCAATGTGGCGCTGACTTTCACTCAGAAGCAGCAATTCACGACTGGAACGTCCGTCACCTGGGCCGTAGACGGCATCGCCGGTGGGAATGCGACGGTAGGAACCATATCGTCCACAGGTCTCTACACGCCGCCCCACGTGCAGGGTAGGCACACCGTTACTGCACGAAGCACCAGCGACAGCACAAGGACCGGTTCGGCGAACGCTTACGTCACGAACTATCCGGGCGTTTTCACGTCGCACAATGACAAGATGCGAACCGGGCAAAACCTGGGCGAGATCGCACTGTCGCCCTCGAACGTGAAAACATCGACCTTCGGCAAACTGGGTTCGTATGCGGTGGACGGATTTGTGTACGCGCAGCCTCTCTACGTTGCAAATGTCGCAATTCCAAACAGGGGCTTTCGCAACATAGTGTATGTAGCTACGCTGCACGACAGCGTTTACGCCTTCGATGCGGACAGGCGGAGTACGACTCCGCTCTGGAAACGCAGCTTTATCAATCCCGGCGCGGGGATCACGACGATCCCATTTCGCGATTTCGATACAAGCTGCTGTGGAATCCTGGAAACCGGGATCGTGGGCACACCTGTCATCGATAGAGCCAGCAGTACGCTCTACGTTGTCGTGGCGACAAAAGAGAACGGCACCTATCATCAACGGCTGCACGCATTGAGCTTGACCACAGGCGCTGAGAAACTGGGCGGCCCAGTCGAAATTCGCGCCACTGTTCCGGGAAGGGGCGTGGGAAGCAGCGGCGGGAACCTGACGTTCAGCCCATTGCGGCATTTGAATCGTCCGGGGCTGCTGTTGCACAACGGCAACGTATACATCGCGTTCGGATCGCACGGAGACAAGCAGCCGTACCACGGATGGATCATGGCCTACAGCGCGAGCACGCTTTTGCAGATTGGCGTGATCTGCATTACTCCCAACGGCGAGGGCGGAGCGATATGGCAAAGCGGCGGCGGGCTATCGGCGGACGCAGCCGGATTCGTGTACACCGCGAGCGGTGACGGAACGTTTACAGCAAACGCTTCCGGACGCGACTACGGCGACAGCATTCTCAAACTCAATCCGAACGCGCTTTCTGTGGCGGATTTCTTTACGCCTGACAACCAGTCCACCCTGAACGTGAATGACCAGGATCTGGGCTCGACCGGCGTGCTGGTGTTGCCGAACCAGAGTGGCGCGCATACGCACCTGGCGCTGGCGGGGAGCAAACGTGGCGGCGCATATCTGGTCGACCGCGACAACATGGGGCGTTTCAATTCGTCCACCAATGACGTCGTTCAGTTCTTTACTGCCGCCGGGAAGCTCTTCAGCACACCAGCCTACTGGTTTGGCACGTTGTATTTTGTCGGGATTAGCAAGCCTTTGCAGGCTCACCGGATCAGCAACGGCCTGATCAACACGACGGCGGCATCGAAGTCGAGCAAGACGTTCGAGTACCCGGGAGCAACGCCGTCCATCTCATCCAAGGGCAGCACGAATGGAATTGTGTGGCTCTACGAGCGCAACACGACGCTGAACAGAGCCGTCCTACACGCTTACAGCGCCTCCAATGTTTCGCAGCTGCTTTATAACAGTAGGCAAAACAGTACGCGCGATCTTGCGGCGAGCGCGCCTGTGCGCTTCGCGGTGCCGACAATCGCGAACGGAAAAGTGTTCATCGGCACACAGAGTCAGTTGGTGATCTACGGGCTACTGCCGTAA
- a CDS encoding methylmalonyl-CoA mutase family protein, producing the protein MKEDDGLELLQQFSPVTTEQWEEVIRKDLKGADYDKKLVWRSDEQIAVKPYYRRQDLDGLDRQLAAAPGDFPFVRGTRSTPGWAVRQEIDELDVRKANQYAREALRGGADEVCFAAEPCVGGLRGVSVQTLQDMKQLLDEISLERVPLHFRSGRLALPMLLLLLEAVEMRGDLPRLQGSVDYDPITDLVLAGGSSQDRKRMFDEVADVVRLCRTRAQAFRPLTVRAGDYRECGGTVVQEVAFALGTGVEYLAELSARGLSVDDAASSLGFSLTAGTSYFFEIAKLRAFRLLWARAIAEFKPSTKEALKPVVHTRTSEWSATIYDPHVNVLRATTEAMSAAVGGSEAVTVVPFDRPSGPGTDLSRRLSRNTQTILKREASLGRCVDAAAGSYYIETLTDSIARAAWTLFQKIEAAGGVVKAIQGGLIQQQVRASRKVKNDAVASRRRTLLGTNHYPNSGESALAANKPGENVTPLKRTGIAVDTESAKAMKQFAQGLVVGDFVSAAPFVVEVEALQPYRAAQPYESLRLGMERYTAAGGRVPCVYLLEFGDLKMRKARSGFAANFFGCGGFNVVTGTGETLDASVRAAIDAHADTIVLCSSDAEYLQIAKPICEQVKNAEKPVPVLIAGYPSEAIEQLRADGVVDFIHVRSNALEVLSAWQRKLGVGE; encoded by the coding sequence ATGAAAGAGGATGATGGGCTCGAGTTGTTGCAGCAATTTTCACCAGTCACAACCGAACAATGGGAAGAAGTAATCCGCAAGGACTTGAAGGGCGCCGACTATGACAAGAAGCTTGTGTGGCGCTCCGACGAGCAGATCGCTGTAAAGCCCTACTATCGCAGGCAAGATCTCGATGGACTTGACCGTCAACTGGCGGCAGCGCCCGGTGATTTTCCATTCGTACGCGGCACTCGCTCCACCCCCGGTTGGGCCGTTCGGCAGGAGATCGATGAACTTGACGTGCGCAAGGCCAATCAATACGCGCGTGAAGCCCTGCGCGGTGGCGCCGACGAGGTCTGCTTTGCTGCAGAGCCATGCGTCGGAGGACTGCGCGGAGTCTCTGTCCAGACGCTTCAAGATATGAAGCAGTTGCTGGACGAAATTTCTCTCGAACGCGTTCCGCTCCATTTCCGCTCCGGCCGGCTCGCGCTCCCCATGCTCCTGCTGCTACTGGAAGCAGTTGAAATGCGCGGAGACTTACCGCGCTTGCAGGGCAGCGTTGACTACGATCCGATCACGGATCTTGTTTTAGCCGGTGGATCGTCACAGGATCGCAAGCGCATGTTCGACGAAGTAGCGGATGTCGTTCGTCTGTGCCGCACCCGGGCGCAGGCCTTCCGTCCGTTGACCGTCCGAGCCGGCGACTATCGCGAGTGCGGTGGCACCGTCGTGCAGGAAGTCGCCTTCGCTCTCGGGACAGGGGTGGAATACCTCGCCGAGCTTAGCGCGCGCGGTCTCTCTGTGGATGACGCGGCTTCATCTCTCGGCTTCTCGCTCACTGCGGGTACGAGCTACTTCTTCGAGATTGCCAAGCTGCGCGCATTCCGTTTGCTGTGGGCGCGCGCGATTGCTGAATTCAAGCCGTCTACGAAGGAAGCGCTCAAGCCGGTCGTGCACACCCGCACTTCAGAGTGGAGCGCCACGATTTACGATCCGCACGTCAATGTGCTCCGCGCCACCACCGAAGCCATGTCTGCCGCCGTTGGCGGTTCGGAAGCAGTAACGGTTGTGCCGTTTGATCGGCCTTCCGGGCCTGGCACAGACCTGTCGCGACGCCTCTCGCGCAACACGCAAACGATCCTCAAGCGCGAAGCATCTCTGGGGCGCTGTGTCGACGCCGCAGCCGGCTCCTACTACATCGAAACTCTGACCGACTCCATTGCTCGCGCAGCTTGGACACTGTTCCAAAAGATCGAAGCCGCGGGTGGAGTGGTCAAGGCAATTCAAGGCGGTCTCATACAGCAGCAGGTGCGGGCATCACGCAAGGTCAAGAATGACGCTGTTGCGTCGCGTCGCCGCACGCTTCTGGGGACCAATCATTATCCGAATTCTGGAGAGAGCGCACTCGCAGCCAACAAGCCAGGCGAGAACGTAACGCCGTTGAAGCGCACGGGAATCGCTGTCGACACGGAATCCGCGAAAGCGATGAAGCAGTTTGCGCAAGGGCTCGTCGTCGGCGACTTTGTCTCTGCAGCGCCCTTCGTCGTTGAAGTCGAAGCCCTGCAACCGTACCGCGCTGCCCAGCCATATGAATCGTTGCGCCTGGGGATGGAGCGCTACACGGCCGCTGGTGGACGCGTTCCATGCGTTTATCTGCTCGAGTTCGGCGATCTCAAGATGCGCAAGGCCCGCTCGGGCTTCGCCGCAAACTTCTTCGGCTGCGGCGGCTTCAACGTTGTGACCGGCACGGGCGAAACGCTGGACGCCTCCGTGCGCGCCGCTATAGACGCGCATGCGGACACGATCGTCCTGTGCAGCTCGGACGCAGAATACTTGCAGATCGCAAAACCAATCTGTGAACAGGTTAAGAACGCAGAGAAGCCGGTTCCGGTTCTCATAGCCGGTTATCCCAGTGAGGCCATCGAGCAATTGCGCGCCGATGGCGTGGTCGACTTCATACACGTTCGCAGCAATGCGCTGGAGGTTCTCAGCGCATGGCAGCGCAAGCTGGGAGTTGGAGAGTAA
- the scpA gene encoding methylmalonyl-CoA mutase: MRPDFSHIDYECPSQTGSPASRRASEPWTTPEHIDVPAYFTREALEKMEHLDYAAGVAPFLRGPYSMMYALQPWTVRQYAGYSTAEESNAFYRRNLAAGQKGLSVAFDLATHRGYDSDHERVVGDVGKAGVAIDSVLDMKVLFDQIPLDQMSVSMTMNGAVLPIMAFYIVAAEEQGVPAEKLSGTIQNDILKEFMVRNTYIYPPTPSMRIIGDIFRFCSERMPKFNFISVSGYHMQEAGATADIELAYTLADGLEYLRTGIRAGLDVDSFAPRISFFWDIGMNHFMEIAKMRAARVLWAKLVKQFNPKNPKSLALRTHSQTSGWSLTAQDPFNNIIRTCTEALAAALGHTQSLHTNALDEAIALPTDFSARIARNTQIYLQEETDITRAVDPWAGSYYVEHLTHELMHRAWGLIQEVEQVGGMVKAIEAGLPKMRIEEAAARKQARIDSGSDVIVGVNAFVLEKEAPLDVLEVNNAAVREAQLSGLANLKAGRSSAEVEAALKALTESAKTGEGNLLALAVDAARKRATLGEISSALETVYGRYQAVVRSISGVYAAESMSDENFQKARKMADEFAEAEGRRPRILVAKMGQDGHDRGAKVISTAFADLGFDVDIGPLFQTPAEVARHATENDVHVLGVSTLAGGHKTLVPQVVEELKKLGREDIIVIVGGVIPAQDYDFLYESGAAGVFGPGTVIPLAAQQIISVLAHHAAAEHA; encoded by the coding sequence ATGCGGCCAGATTTCAGTCACATCGATTACGAGTGCCCATCGCAAACCGGCAGCCCGGCATCAAGGCGCGCCTCCGAGCCATGGACGACGCCTGAACACATTGACGTACCCGCCTACTTCACGCGAGAGGCGCTCGAGAAGATGGAGCACCTCGACTATGCCGCGGGAGTCGCGCCGTTTCTACGCGGCCCTTACTCCATGATGTATGCGCTTCAGCCGTGGACTGTCCGCCAGTACGCTGGTTACTCCACGGCCGAAGAGTCCAACGCGTTCTATCGGCGCAATCTTGCCGCGGGTCAGAAAGGTCTTTCCGTGGCGTTCGATCTCGCGACGCATCGCGGATACGATTCCGATCACGAGCGCGTTGTGGGCGACGTAGGCAAGGCCGGTGTCGCGATCGACTCGGTGCTCGACATGAAGGTATTGTTCGACCAGATCCCACTCGACCAGATGTCGGTGTCCATGACCATGAACGGTGCGGTGTTGCCCATCATGGCGTTCTACATCGTCGCAGCGGAAGAGCAGGGAGTCCCGGCCGAGAAGCTCAGCGGAACCATACAGAACGACATTCTTAAAGAGTTCATGGTCCGCAACACGTACATCTATCCGCCCACGCCTTCCATGCGCATCATCGGCGACATCTTCCGTTTCTGCTCCGAGCGCATGCCCAAGTTCAACTTCATCAGCGTAAGCGGCTATCACATGCAGGAAGCCGGGGCCACAGCCGATATCGAGTTGGCCTACACGCTTGCCGATGGTCTTGAATATCTGCGGACCGGCATTCGCGCCGGACTGGATGTTGACAGCTTCGCGCCGCGCATTTCGTTCTTCTGGGACATCGGCATGAATCACTTCATGGAGATCGCGAAGATGCGCGCCGCACGCGTGCTCTGGGCCAAGCTCGTGAAGCAGTTCAATCCCAAGAACCCGAAATCGCTCGCCCTGCGCACACATTCGCAAACTTCCGGCTGGAGCCTCACCGCGCAGGATCCGTTCAACAACATCATTCGGACCTGCACCGAGGCGTTGGCTGCCGCGCTTGGTCACACACAGTCGCTGCACACGAACGCGCTTGATGAAGCAATCGCGCTGCCCACGGACTTCTCCGCGCGCATTGCGCGAAACACACAGATATACCTCCAGGAAGAAACCGACATCACCCGTGCCGTCGATCCCTGGGCCGGTTCCTACTACGTCGAACACCTCACGCACGAACTCATGCACCGCGCGTGGGGACTCATTCAGGAAGTCGAGCAAGTGGGCGGCATGGTTAAGGCTATCGAAGCCGGCTTGCCGAAGATGCGCATCGAAGAAGCGGCTGCGCGCAAGCAGGCGCGCATCGATTCCGGCTCGGACGTCATCGTTGGCGTAAACGCGTTCGTACTCGAAAAGGAAGCTCCGCTAGACGTGCTCGAAGTCAATAACGCCGCCGTACGCGAAGCGCAGTTGAGCGGATTGGCGAACTTGAAGGCCGGACGCAGCAGCGCAGAAGTCGAAGCCGCACTGAAGGCACTTACCGAGTCCGCGAAGACCGGAGAGGGAAATCTACTCGCCCTCGCCGTCGATGCCGCACGCAAGCGTGCGACCCTGGGCGAAATTTCCTCCGCGCTCGAAACCGTATACGGACGCTACCAGGCCGTAGTACGCTCAATCAGCGGCGTCTACGCAGCCGAAAGCATGTCTGACGAAAACTTCCAGAAAGCTCGCAAAATGGCCGATGAGTTCGCTGAGGCGGAAGGCCGTCGTCCCCGCATCCTCGTCGCCAAAATGGGGCAGGACGGGCACGATCGCGGAGCCAAGGTTATCTCGACGGCCTTTGCCGATCTCGGCTTCGACGTTGACATAGGCCCGCTCTTCCAGACTCCTGCCGAAGTCGCGCGCCACGCCACGGAGAACGATGTGCACGTGCTCGGCGTTTCCACTCTCGCCGGCGGACACAAAACGCTTGTCCCGCAAGTCGTGGAAGAACTGAAGAAGCTTGGGCGGGAGGACATCATTGTCATCGTTGGTGGCGTCATCCCGGCGCAGGATTATGACTTCCTGTACGAGAGCGGCGCGGCCGGAGTCTTCGGTCCGGGCACGGTGATTCCGCTGGCGGCGCAGCAGATAATTTCTGTGCTGGCGCACCATGCCGCAGCGGAGCACGCGTAA
- a CDS encoding VOC family protein: MNVPATSFNEDLLKVPGILFFDHLAIAVKHGELDPQVKAYAALGFREIHREEVYGGDQVREALLQVGDGPNLIQLLEPLSPESPVQKLLDKNGGRGGFAHIAFRVRSAQAAFDYMKSEGFNLIDKAPRPGSRGTTVFFVHPKSRADVPFGFLIEVVEDPRG, encoded by the coding sequence ATGAATGTACCTGCTACGTCGTTCAATGAAGACCTATTGAAGGTCCCAGGCATTTTGTTCTTCGACCACCTGGCAATAGCCGTGAAGCATGGCGAGCTTGACCCCCAGGTGAAGGCTTATGCAGCGCTGGGCTTTCGCGAAATTCATCGCGAGGAAGTCTACGGCGGCGATCAGGTCCGCGAGGCGCTTCTGCAAGTCGGCGACGGCCCCAATCTCATTCAGTTGCTTGAGCCGCTCAGTCCCGAATCGCCCGTACAGAAGCTGCTCGACAAGAACGGTGGCCGCGGCGGATTCGCGCACATTGCCTTCCGCGTGCGCAGCGCGCAGGCCGCGTTCGATTACATGAAGAGCGAGGGATTCAATCTCATCGACAAAGCGCCGCGTCCTGGATCCCGGGGCACAACTGTATTCTTCGTTCACCCGAAATCGCGCGCAGATGTTCCCTTCGGATTCCTTATCGAAGTCGTCGAAGACCCCAGAGGCTAA